DNA sequence from the Nicotiana tomentosiformis chromosome 3, ASM39032v3, whole genome shotgun sequence genome:
ATAGACATCACAATTTTTTGCAGCAACAAGGATGTATAAAGAACATAGAAGCAATTGCCATGGGGAATGACTCACTTTCCTGGTCAAGTTCAATAACTTTGAAAGTAGCACCAAGTTGGGAAAGAAGCTGCTTCACCCTCGTGCAATACCCGCAATATGTTTTACTGCACGAAGAAAAAGCAATTAAACAGCATGGAGTCATTAATAAACATAAACTTCCTATCACAAATGAGACAAACCGGGAGCTCATTCAGAACAATTAAATGTTGTATATATGAAGGTTAAAGAAATGGCCTGTAACCTTATACAGTGAAGATCATCCTGATATTTTCAATGCTAGAAAAAAAAGATCGTTTTCCTAAAATTCCCCTTTCCTCTCCCGAATCTTGCAATAAATAAAATAGGCTAAATTCCCAATAAACCAGTTCATATTccccaattttttttaaaacataaaaaACCAAATTGGAAAAGTAAAATATTCCTCTTTTTATTACTAATAGTTTTAATATTGAAACTGAAATCAAGATAGAAACCCCAGAAAAAGTAGGTAATTATACCTGAAGACGACGACGGGGTTAGAGGAAACGATCTGTTTGGCTTTGGTAAGGGCCATCTCCATTTGTTCTTTGCTAATCTGAGGTGAACTGAACATTGATCCCATTGGGTCTTTCCTTTATATACAGTAAGTATACAAAGAGATGAAGGATTTTAAGTGCTTGTTGTTTGAAAGATGGCACAGGTGGCTTCTTCTTCCCTCGTTTTCAGTGCCACCCCAATTTTCTCCTGCGGTGAAATTTGGAAACTTTGATACTGCTTTTGACATTTTGATCAAGAAAAGGGAGATGGCATCTAATAGCAATTTGTTTTTTCAAAAATGCTTTTTGAGTAGTAGAAATAGTTTTTGTTTGgccaattaatttaaaaaatatttttgagcacCAGTTATTGTTTAGCCAGTATATttctcaaaattattttttctgcaGTATATTTCTCAAAATTACTTTTAGGttgaagctacttttttctgttaAACTGTCAAAAACATTTTTTTTCCCTTCAAAACATGGTATAATTATGTTCTGAATTGCGTTTATTTTATGCATTCCCGGCAAAACCCAAGGATTCCAATTTTTTTTTGGGACTTTAAGTCAACACAaaagataataaaaaaataacttcctttgtttttttatttcttttgctACTTACTCCTCTGTCCCAATACTTTTGTGCACTTTCACAAGTCAAGTTTAAtatcagtcatattcattttatttaatatttatacGTGATTGGTAAATTTTAGACCTTTCATTTGATGTAAATTTATATAGATGATCAGAAAATTTTAAGCTTTTGCACAAGGATTCTTTTCATGTAATTTATCTTTTTTATCTTCTCATTGCAAAAGTGGTTAAAATCTACCAAAGCCAAAGTCGACATGAAAGACGAATTAAGATAAAAGTTTTATGACACAGGGAATACTTACATGGAACTTTTCTTTTTGGATTGGCTAATTTTACTTTTCATAGTGCTATTTTATTCCTGAAGAAAGGTGAAAAAGAGTACTATATGAAGCAtcttcccctccccccccccccccccccaaaaccctcTTTGTTTCAAGGACAATTTATTATCCAATCGAAAGACGAAAAGATTTAGTATAAGACAGAAATATTCAAGTTTTGACATTGACAGCATGCATTTATACTCTAGGGCTATACACTGATACATTCTATTAGTCCAACAATCCTCATTATGGAAATATAACATGAACTTGCAAAGCACATAAGCTCAAAAACAGTCAAGCAGGGCGAATCCAGGATCAACGTGAGTGAGTTCAGAATAAGTGTGATCTTATTATACGTATACTTTAATTTAAAGCATACAGATACATTGTTACATAGTTAAAGCAACAAGTTCAAACCCGCTTTAGATGTAGTAAAGTAACCAGAATATACTACTCCATTGTATAATGAATAAGATGTTTATGACTTGGAAGCAAAAATAGCTTCTAAATCATTGTACAATCCTCTTGGTTTTGACTTGAAGTCTGCTGATGCATCTATAGATGAGCTCCCACTTCTCTTTGTATTCCAAAATCCGCTCCATCTAACAGTACTTGTTGAGGGATCACTTGGAGCTGCATTACTGTCTTTACTAAAGCTGGATTTTGCTAGTTCTCTTATTCGTCGCATCCATGCTTTGTCACCTGAGCTTCTACTACCAGAACTCCTATTCCTGTCACCAGAAGAAGTAAAATCCCCAGTTTCCTTTAGTCTGTGATCTAACAAAGCAGATCCGCTTTCGAGCTTTCTGATCAATCTTTGAGGAATGAAAAACAAGAGGAATCCAATTGATGCTGCTTTCAGTCCGGAGCAGAAAGAATTGTCATCAGGACCGAGTCGCTTTGTCTGTCTGTATAATGCATACCATTCATTTAGCAGCTGGACCAAAAATGCTATGAAGAAAAGTGCAAGCATGGCGATTCCAATTTCGGTTTCCTTTCTTGATGAATCTCTTTCTAAGAGAACAATGCAAGCAGCAAAAATACCTACTTCGCAAGCAACTGAGATGATCTCAACAAGCTGAACCTTCTTTTTAATGAAAGGCTTCTTCAGAACCATAAAGAATAGCTGGAAAGAAGTGATGCTAAGCAGGACAACTATCGGAGTTTTTGAAGACCACTTCTTCAAATAAGTACCAGCCACAATTCCAAGACAAACACGCTTCACAAATTCAAGAAATGTGAAGTATATTCTTAGAATACCAAACACCTTCTGGATAAAAGGTGCTTCTGCATCTTCCGTCTCATCGTCTGTTGCAATGACTTTGTCATGATGCTTGCTAGGATTTCCTCCTGTAATCTGAGAGAGCATATACTTTGGTGGACCCCTTAGATCCTCAAACAGAGGGCCAAACACGATTAAATATTTAGAATCGCGTGATTTTTTCCATGTCCACTGACCTCTTTTACCAGGACCTAGGGTAACTCGGATTAATTCTTGATACCAATGGAATGTCTGCCCAACTTGGTGTACCTCCTTATACTGAAGAAGCTTCCCTAACGTGATTCCAATAGAGAGGAACAAGAGCAATGCTAGCAGTAGAAATGATACTAAACCCAAAAGTAAAATGCCAACAACAATTCCTGCAGTTGATCCTCCTAGAAGAAAAGAAGAACAAATTTGTGATCTCGTAAACTGGATTTACAAATCTTCGACTGATGCAGAAAGAAACTATAAAATGCGCAGATCCATTCTAGTAGAGAACATTCTTATAGTAAATGATAGATTATCTCCCTACCAAAAGATGTATCTTGATACTAAAAATATTTAGGATCTTAATAAAGCTGTTAAAGAGCTGTAGCCCTAGAGGCTGGATACATTTTTAGATATATGAAACCGTGCCTAATTTCTAATAATTGATGTGGTTTTCTCCTTTTTAAGATTTGCAATAGGACTTATCATCTGCATGTCACGGCTCCTACTCGGGGAGGGGGTGTCAGGAAGAGAGAATGATAAGGTAAACACAACCACGACAATTATGCAGGTAATATCTATTAACTTCGGTAATAATGATCTACTGGCAGCTTTAACTCATCATGACAAAATCTATGCAAATCACAATCTTTCAGAAATCACACACAGTTCTAAGAGCTGTAATGCTTTGAACCTTGTGACCTGGTCAATATCTGATTAAGGTAAGTAGCATCTAACTGTTATAGATAAGTACTGTATTGGGGATCAGTCACTACAGGTATATCTTATCATTTATAAATGTGAAAATTGATGTCTTACAGGTGGAATGCACTCGTTGCAACAGAATGCTATAGGGCATAATGCATAAAGGAGCATCGTGCTTATGAATTGGAAATACCTTTAACTATATTTACTGAGACTTTGCAAATGCAAGGTATAGCCATAATTGAAAGGAAGATCTCAAATCTTGGAAAGACCAAAGCTCCATAACTCCACTTTTTTTCTGTGTCCTTTCTCAGTTTTAAAATAAAAAGGAGCAAAACATGCAGTAATATCAAGCTGCCTCCAATAACGGCTAACCAAAACATGCTTCTGTCGAAATCTCTCCACCTGGAAACAGCAGATGAATTATTCATTTACAGGTGCTAAATCTATCTTTTGCTTAAAAGCTTGAGAAAATTATTTTCAAGTACATGCACTTGATCATCCTTTTCTTTTTTCACTAAAACCTAAGCCCCAATGAATTGGGAAACTAAACACCTTTGATCACTTCAAAAGATGTGATACAGAGACATTTTTCGGTACTTACCCACTTGAATATTGTGGATCCAGGATATACTGAGCTTCCGGATGAAGATTCTGGCTCTGCCATTCAGAAGAGCACTCAACAATGTGATCAGGGAACAAGTATTTAAGTT
Encoded proteins:
- the LOC104097723 gene encoding glutaredoxin, translated to MGSMFSSPQISKEQMEMALTKAKQIVSSNPVVVFSKTYCGYCTRVKQLLSQLGATFKVIELDQESDGNEVQQALLEWTGQRTVPNVFIVGKHVGGCDSIVEKHQQGKLLPLLKDAAAVPNTSAKV
- the LOC104097722 gene encoding uncharacterized protein isoform X2 is translated as MDKNFCSDSAGNKFKRTENSRIFIHFDRRTVSVDIRTQIPERLLQIDRETRTVLATNRTENMKVYLYFTEPIVNSSTEILNSLNISQGLVTPISGNSLGERRFGFQVKGISQTAIVTLSLRSSFILSRQGTSVAPVTPVTFLYDMQRPAVSLSTTSRMRTCEEQIPVWIKFVKPVFGFNSSHVSIIGGHLQSFQEMSRSIYVVNIQAREDFVSVSIPENVTGDVAGNRNLQSNVLQLLHYTVPSISQVLSIFATAAFVVTSFAAGLLTVSTASLQSVGAYSRPSSFMTSDPARNLFRIACHIQVCALTRWLPVTLPVEYYEFARGLQWSVPYMRLPWETGSMFPFMRGPSSPTNSHSYGSKINDFGMKTDKYNVDKASGLYGLPLSPMEYRSIFESQNLHPEAQYILDPQYSSGWRDFDRSMFWLAVIGGSLILLHVLLLFILKLRKDTEKKWSYGALVFPRFEIFLSIMAIPCICKVSVNIVKGGSTAGIVVGILLLGLVSFLLLALLLFLSIGITLGKLLQYKEVHQVGQTFHWYQELIRVTLGPGKRGQWTWKKSRDSKYLIVFGPLFEDLRGPPKYMLSQITGGNPSKHHDKVIATDDETEDAEAPFIQKVFGILRIYFTFLEFVKRVCLGIVAGTYLKKWSSKTPIVVLLSITSFQLFFMVLKKPFIKKKVQLVEIISVACEVGIFAACIVLLERDSSRKETEIGIAMLALFFIAFLVQLLNEWYALYRQTKRLGPDDNSFCSGLKAASIGFLLFFIPQRLIRKLESGSALLDHRLKETGDFTSSGDRNRSSGSRSSGDKAWMRRIRELAKSSFSKDSNAAPSDPSTSTVRWSGFWNTKRSGSSSIDASADFKSKPRGLYNDLEAIFASKS